The Toxorhynchites rutilus septentrionalis strain SRP chromosome 3, ASM2978413v1, whole genome shotgun sequence genome includes a region encoding these proteins:
- the LOC129775495 gene encoding uncharacterized protein LOC129775495, whose protein sequence is MNGLAKAFHLLLLMIIGSLLFASIECAPLESVLATGEEPIHHNKEDLLRLFLEDAKLASSSNSNDQSSEEWKQNMLNMMKNINAALGPAIGEPVTVGPPPQVPTLKL, encoded by the exons ATGAATGGTCTAGCGAAAGCATTTCACCTGCTGCTCCTGATGATAATCGGATCCTTGTTATTTGCGTCGATCG AATGTGCACCACTTGAAAGTGTCCTAGCCACTGGAGAGGAGCCCATACATCATAATAAGGAAGACTTGCTTAGA CTTTTCTTGGAAGACGCGAAGCTGGCATCATCCAGTAACAGTAACGATCAAAGCTCGGAAGAGTGGAAGCAAAATATGCTGAACATGATGAAAAACATTAATGCTGCATTAGGACCTGCTATCGGGGAGCCGGTAACGGTCGGACCTCCACCGCAGGTTCCAACGTTAAAGCTGTAA